TGCGTAGATTTTATGGCAAGAATGATAGAAAAGTATGGTCAGGAAACAGAACAAGATAGAAATAAAATAGCATCATAAATTTAGAAAAAACCCTAAAAGGGTTTTTTCTAAATTTATATATATATTTCACATAAAATCCGTTATAATAGTTGGGACAGAGAATTACTGTTTAAATGGGGGTGGATATAGATGAATCAGAGGTGTTACATATATACAAGAGTTTCAACAGAAATGCAGGTTGATGGGTACAGTTTAGACGCTCAAAAAGAAGAAATCAAAGAATATACACAATATAAGAAAATGACTATTGTGGATGAGTATTCTGATGTCGGCTCAGGTAAAAATGTAAAAGGACGACCTGATTTCTTGAGGATGATTAATGATATAAAAGAAGGAAAAGATAAAGTTGACTTTGTGTTAGTTTTTAAACTTTCAAGGTTCGGACGTAATGCCGCAGATGTTCTAGGCACTCTTCAAATAATTCAAGACTATGGAGTTAATTTGATTTCAGTTGCAGATAATATAGATAGTAGCCAAGACGGTGGAAAACTTATGATATCCGTTTTATCTGCTGTTTCAGAAATTGAGCGTGAAAATATCTTAGTTCAAACTATGGAAGGACGTAAGCAGAAAGCTAGAGAAGGTAAATGGAATGGGGGCTTTGCTCCTTATGGTTATAAACTGGAAAATGGAGAGCTAGTAATAGCTAAAGATGAGGTAAAAGTTGTAGAAGTTATCTACGATAAATTTACATCTACAAACATGGGTATAAATGCAGTAGCTTCATATCTCAATAATAATGGTTATAAAAAGAAAAAGCGTCAAAATGGTACACTTGATGCCTTTTCTGCTTCTTTTGTAAAGGCTGTTATAGATAATCCTGTTTATTGTGGAAAACTAGCTTATGGAAGAAGAAAAAATGAGAAAATACAAGGTGAACGAAATCAATTCCATATTGTAAAGCAGAAAGAGTTTCCTGTTTATGATGGAATTCATGAGGCTATAGTATCAGAAGAAATATGGCAAGCAGCACAAGAAAAGCGTAAAATAACTGGTTTTAAACATGAAAAGAGGTACAGTTTAGAACACGCACATATTTTATCTGGTATACTAAAATGTCCCAATTGTGGTGCGCCCATGTATGGTAATGTAAATCGAAAGAAGAAAAAGGATGGTACTTATTATAGAGATTACTTCTACTATGCTTGTAAACATAGGAGGAGTGTAAGTGGTCATAAATGCAATTACAGTAAGCAGTGGAGTCAAGACTTAGTAGATGATGCTGTTGCTGAGATTATTACTAAGTTAGTTCATAATGAAAAGTTTGAGAATGCTATAAAAGATAAAATTAATTCTAAAATTGATACTGCTCAACTGGAAGAGAATTTAGAAACTCTAAAAAAATCATATCGCCAAGAAAATACGGCAAAAAATAAATTAGCACAACAAATTGATGGGCTAGATGTTATGGACTCTTCGTATGAAAGAAAATATAAGGACATGCAGGAACGTCTAAATAAATTCTATGAAAGGATAGACTCTATTGAAATAGAGATGGAAGAGGTTAAAACAAGAATACAGAACGTTAAGTTAGATAGACTTAATTCTGATGGCATTTACAACATTTTAAAAATGTTCGACCAGTTTTATGA
This genomic window from Oxobacter pfennigii contains:
- a CDS encoding recombinase family protein, which codes for MNQRCYIYTRVSTEMQVDGYSLDAQKEEIKEYTQYKKMTIVDEYSDVGSGKNVKGRPDFLRMINDIKEGKDKVDFVLVFKLSRFGRNAADVLGTLQIIQDYGVNLISVADNIDSSQDGGKLMISVLSAVSEIERENILVQTMEGRKQKAREGKWNGGFAPYGYKLENGELVIAKDEVKVVEVIYDKFTSTNMGINAVASYLNNNGYKKKKRQNGTLDAFSASFVKAVIDNPVYCGKLAYGRRKNEKIQGERNQFHIVKQKEFPVYDGIHEAIVSEEIWQAAQEKRKITGFKHEKRYSLEHAHILSGILKCPNCGAPMYGNVNRKKKKDGTYYRDYFYYACKHRRSVSGHKCNYSKQWSQDLVDDAVAEIITKLVHNEKFENAIKDKINSKIDTAQLEENLETLKKSYRQENTAKNKLAQQIDGLDVMDSSYERKYKDMQERLNKFYERIDSIEIEMEEVKTRIQNVKLDRLNSDGIYNILKMFDQFYDEFTDFEKQEFIKSFVEKIEIYPEELEDGRILKNIKFRFPVFFNGSEVSEISWDKESTVETVCLLHRK